A single region of the Malaclemys terrapin pileata isolate rMalTer1 chromosome 2, rMalTer1.hap1, whole genome shotgun sequence genome encodes:
- the SOCS6 gene encoding suppressor of cytokine signaling 6, whose translation MKKISLKTIRKSFNLNKSKEESDFVVVQQPSLSEFGKDDSLFGSCYGKDLASCEVNSEDEKGGKNRSKSESLMGTLKRRLSAKQKQKGKGSTPSVSSADDDTFSSSSAPITFKDVRAQRPLRSTSLRNHHYSPTPWPLRSTNSEETCIKMEVKVKALVHSSNPSPALNGVRKDFHDLQSDSVFQEQNNTLKSTESQNGDLHLHIDEHVPVVIGLMPQDYIQYTVPLDEGMYPLEGSRSYCLDSSSPMEVSTVSSQVSGNAFHEDEGQVDQDVVVAPDIFVDQAVNGLLIGTTGVMLQSPRVNHSDVPPLSPLLPPMQNNQIQRNFNGLNGTDAHVAESMRCHLNFDPNSAPGVGRVYDSVQNSGPMVVTSLTEELKKLAKQGWYWGPITRWEAEGKLANVPDGSFLVRDSSDDRYLLSLSFRSHGKTLHTRIEHSNGRFSFYEQPDVEGHTSIVDLIEHSIRDSENGAFCYSRSRLPGSATYPVRLTNPVSRFMQVRSLQYLCRFVIRQYTRIDLIQKLPLPNKMKDYLQEKHY comes from the coding sequence ATGAAGAAAATTAGTCTCAAAACAATTCGCAAGTCCTTTAacttaaataaaagcaaagaagaaaGTGACTTTGTAGTGGTTCAGCAGCCATCATTAAGTGAATTTGGAAAAGATGACTCCTTGTTTGGCAGCTGCTATGGTAAAGATTTGGCTAGCTGTGAAGTTAACAGTGAAGATGAAAAAGGTGGCAAAAATAGATCAAAAAGTGAAAGCTTAATGGGTactttaaaaagaaggctttcagcaaaacaaaagcagaaaGGGAAAGGCAGCACACCATCTGTAAGCTCTGCTGATGACGATACCTTTTCTTCCTCATCTGCTCCAATAACCTTTAAAGATGTGAGAGCTCAAAGACCTCTAAGGTCCACATCCCTCCGTAACCACCATTACAGTCCAACACCATGGCCCCTTCGATCGACAAACTCAGAAGAGACTTGTATCAAAATGGAAGTGAAAGTCAAGGCCTTGGTCCACTCCTCTAACCCAAGCCCAGCACTGAATGGTGTTCGAAAGGACTTCCATGACTTGCAGTCAGATAGTGTGTTTCAAGAACAaaacaatacattaaaaagtACAGAATCCCAGAATGGGGACCTACATCTTCATATTGATGAACATGTGCCTGTAGTTATTGGACTAATGCCTCAGGACTACATTCAGTATACTGTGCCTTTAGATGAGGGAATGTATCCTTTGGAAGGATCACGTAGTTACTGTCTGGATAGTTCCTCACCCATGGAAGTTTCAACTGTTTCTTCTCAAGTGAGCGGAAATGCTTTTCATGAAGATGAGGGTCAGGTGGATCAAGATGTAGTTGTTGCTCCAGATATCTTTGTGGACCAGGCAGTGAATGGTTTGTTGATTGGTACCACAGGAGTCATGTTGCAAAGCCCAAGAGTTAATCACAGTGATGTCCCTCCACTCTCACCATTGCTACCTCCAATGCAGAATAATCAAATCCAAAGGAACTTTAATGGACTGAATGGCACAGATGCCCATGTGGCTGAAAGTATGCGCTGCCATTTGAATTTTGATCCTAACTCTGCCCCAGGAGTTGGAAGAGTTTATGACTCTGTACAAAATAGTGGTCCTATGGTTGTGACGAGCCTCACAGAGGAACTGAAAAAACTTGCAAAACAAGGATGGTACTGGGGTCCTATCACACGTTGGGAGGCAGAGGGAAAGCTAGCGAATGTGCCCGATGGTTCATTTCTTGTTCGAGATAGCTCTGATGACCGTTATCTTTTAAGCCTGAGTTTTCGCTCCCATGGTAAAACTCTTCATACTAGAATTGAACATTCAAATGGTAGGTTTAGCTTTTATGAACAACCAGATGTGGAGGGACATACTTCTATTGTTGATCTAATTGAACATTCAATCAGGGACTCTGAAAATGGAGCTTTTTGCTATTCAAGGTCTCGATTGCCTGGATCTGCAACTTACCCGGTGAGATTGACAAACCCAGTATCTCGGTTTATGCAGGTGCGTTCCTTACAGTACCTGTGTCGTTTTGTTATACGTCAGTATACGAGAATAGACCTGATCCAGAAACTGCCTTTGCCAAACAAAATGAAGGATTATTTACAAGAAAAGCACTACTGA